The genomic window GGGCTTTTCCTAGTTTTTGTGCTGCATAAAGTCCTCCAAACCCACCGCCAATAATAACAACATGATGAGGAGTTGAGTGATTAAGTTGATGAGACATCTATTCTATTTGTCCTTTTTGCACTGTTAAAAATTTTGATATCTTAATAGCCAAAAAGATACGATTCTCCGACTAAATGTACAAGTAAAAGTGCTGATAAATTACACGGATTATCACTGTATTTTACGAGAGAGTAATTAGCTGATTAGGTTCGATAGTAAGTTACTCATTTTAGCTTTCAGATGTTGATTTAAGAAGCCTCGATCAATTTTAATCTTTCCATTTTCTTTGTTTACGATAAACTCAAGATTAGCGTTAGACGGAAATTTAATAAGAACTTTCTCTTGATTCTCAAGACTTCTAGCAGCGATGGCAATGGAATAAGTCACAACATAGGAAGAAACTAATTGATTATTTTTCCATAGGTCTGAAGCTATAATCCCTTCCGCTTCAGCCATAAGCTCTATTTCCTTGCGAGTCGGATAATGTTCTGCACCGATTTCGATAGTTTTCATAGCTTTTTCTAGATTTAGGCTATGACTTATTTTTACAGTAGATTGAAGATATTAATCAAGCTCTAAAGCCTATATAAATCTCATATGAGCCTCATATATGAGATTTTAATATCCTACAAATATAGATTAAAAAGTAACAAGATATACAGCTAACGATAAGCAACTAAGCTAGTAATAAGATAAGTCTAAAATGTAATAGTAAATATGTGTAAACAAGACGAATTTGAGAGGTTAATTCTATTAGAGTACAGCTATTAATTAATATTGATAATGCTGATAAATTACTCTAGTCATAAATGTCTAATTTTGAGGTTAAAATATCTAGTTTTCTCCATTAAGAAGCCCCAACCCAAACTATTAATGGGAACCCAATACAACAAATCAGCTAAACACAAGTATTATGTTTAACTATCTTCCTCCACTCAACGATCATAATTTACCCTATCCCGATACCCTACATCCCATTGTGGTGCATTTTGTCATTGCAATGGTGTTATTTGCCTTTTTATGCGATGTTATCGGTTATTTCACCCGTAACCCCCGTTTATACGAAGTGAGTTGGTGGAATATGTTGATTGCAACGGCTTCTATTTTCGTGGCCATTATTTTTGGACAATATGAGGCCGGTTTAGCCCAACCCTATGAAGCAGTGGAACCCGTCTTACATCTACATACGTTAATTGGTTGGTCATTGTCTGGCATCATTGCAGGGATCACAGGATGGCGTTATGTTATTCGTTCTCGAAACCCTGAACAGCTACCTATTCCCTACCTAGGGTTAGGTTTAGTCTTGGTGGCTATTGTTGGAGTGCAAGTGTATCTGGGAGACGAGTTGGTATGGGTGTATGGACTGCATACCGTTCCTGTTGTCGAAGCCGTTAAGGAGGGAATCTTACAATAATGAATCTTGATAAAATTAACCCATTATTCTCTTTTTCGTTGGAATTTTATGAGATAGGAAAACTATGACGAACTGTCTTTCAAAACTACGACAATGTGTCTTTCTTGATGACAAACTTTATGATAGGAAGCCTCTTGATTTGTTTTCTTAAATAAATGTAATAAATCCCTTAAACTTTGACACATTGTCTTTCTTTTTTTGAGGATATTTTGGGGTAATTAAAGTTATTTAATATACATTTTTATCTTTGCTTATCACATATTCTGAAAGGAGAGTTGGCAAGCATAGCAACAGGTAAAAAGTCACTGAGAGTTTATTTATGTTTACTTATCTTCCTCTATTAAATGACCATAACTTACCCTATCCCGACACCATTCATCCTATTGTTGTTCATTTCGTGATTGCCATGATCTTATTTGCATTTTTATGTGATGTTATTGGTTATTTTACTTGCAATTCTCGTTTATATGAAGTGAGTTGGTGGAATATGTTAATTGCCACGGTTTCTATTTTTGTCGCTATTATTTTTGGACAATATGAAGCAGGTTTAGCCCAACCTTATGAAGTAGTTGAACCTGTCTTAAATCTTCATACTCTGATTGGTTGGTCATTGTCTGGCATCATTGCAGGGATCACGGGATGGCGTTATGTTATTCGTTCTCGGAACCCTGAACAGCTACCTATTCCCTACCTAGGGTTAGGTTTAGTCTTGGTGGCTATTGTTGGAGTGCAAGTCTATCTGGGAGACGAGTTGGTATGGGTGTATGGACTGCATAC from Crocosphaera subtropica ATCC 51142 includes these protein-coding regions:
- a CDS encoding DUF2231 domain-containing protein; translation: MFNYLPPLNDHNLPYPDTLHPIVVHFVIAMVLFAFLCDVIGYFTRNPRLYEVSWWNMLIATASIFVAIIFGQYEAGLAQPYEAVEPVLHLHTLIGWSLSGIIAGITGWRYVIRSRNPEQLPIPYLGLGLVLVAIVGVQVYLGDELVWVYGLHTVPVVEAVKEGILQ
- a CDS encoding DUF2231 domain-containing protein, with protein sequence MFTYLPLLNDHNLPYPDTIHPIVVHFVIAMILFAFLCDVIGYFTCNSRLYEVSWWNMLIATVSIFVAIIFGQYEAGLAQPYEVVEPVLNLHTLIGWSLSGIIAGITGWRYVIRSRNPEQLPIPYLGLGLVLVAIVGVQVYLGDELVWVYGLHTVPVVEAVKEGILQ